A genome region from Cognatishimia activa includes the following:
- a CDS encoding LysR family transcriptional regulator — protein MNIDEIELRRLDLTVLLVFTNLMRLRKASYVAEHMGLTQSSISHSIKRLRETFGDPLFLRTPKGMEPTAVALGLEPKIRSVVETLSQAISAPVIFDPASSTETLRLGAFDNEMTTLIPRFLQVVRSDAPGMRVSILPLGRRPAVDALEHGDIDLALGFAWSLPRSIKQVKLYEEGYSVVLRQGHPLAQAQMTLEAYVSAEHLIVSPRGDHRGIVDDALEKFGSMRQVTTAVPQFLPALSIVATTDLIATMPSRLVATQAGRYQLVSCPPPIEIRPFTVSAMHHERNSNNPMHQWAISALSEIANDAAQM, from the coding sequence GTGAATATCGATGAAATCGAATTGCGCAGGTTAGATCTGACGGTCCTGTTGGTTTTCACCAACCTGATGCGGCTGCGGAAAGCCTCTTATGTCGCCGAGCACATGGGCTTGACACAGTCTTCGATCAGCCATTCGATCAAACGTTTGCGCGAAACCTTTGGTGATCCACTTTTCCTACGCACTCCTAAGGGCATGGAGCCAACCGCAGTCGCACTTGGGCTGGAACCAAAGATCCGCAGCGTTGTCGAAACATTGTCGCAGGCGATAAGCGCACCCGTGATCTTTGATCCGGCGTCATCTACTGAGACCTTACGCTTAGGGGCATTTGACAATGAGATGACAACGCTCATTCCGCGTTTTCTTCAGGTTGTTCGCTCGGATGCGCCGGGCATGCGCGTCAGCATCCTACCCCTAGGCCGCCGTCCAGCAGTCGACGCTTTGGAGCACGGTGACATAGACCTCGCACTGGGCTTTGCCTGGAGCTTGCCGCGCAGCATCAAACAGGTAAAGCTATATGAAGAAGGCTACAGTGTCGTATTGCGTCAGGGGCATCCGCTTGCGCAGGCCCAGATGACCCTTGAGGCTTATGTCAGTGCAGAGCACCTCATCGTTTCTCCCCGCGGCGATCACAGAGGGATCGTCGATGACGCGTTGGAAAAATTCGGAAGTATGCGACAGGTGACAACGGCGGTGCCGCAATTCTTGCCAGCGCTTTCCATCGTCGCCACGACGGACTTGATCGCGACGATGCCGAGCCGGCTGGTTGCGACCCAAGCAGGACGCTACCAGCTCGTGTCATGTCCACCGCCTATCGAAATCCGTCCATTCACCGTTTCCGCCATGCATCATGAGCGCAACTCGAACAATCCCATGCACCAGTGGGCCATCTCAGCTTTGTCAGAAATCGCAAATGATGCGGCTCAAATGTGA
- a CDS encoding NADPH-dependent F420 reductase, whose protein sequence is MRIGIIGKGRVGSALAVGWRAAGHEVQLGGRETSPNASEVANWADVVVLAVPFAALESIAQTIIAADKPVIDCTNPIAMGPDGMGLAIGHTTSGAEQLQAKLPGAHVIKTLNQVGAEVMADTTGFAHAPVQFLAGDNEVAKKVVASLLVDLGFEPLDAGGLSKARLLEPFALAWINQAIAQKHGRDWAFGAMPRTVK, encoded by the coding sequence ATGCGGATTGGGATTATCGGGAAGGGACGGGTTGGTTCCGCGTTGGCCGTAGGTTGGCGAGCTGCTGGCCACGAGGTTCAGCTCGGCGGGCGCGAGACCTCGCCCAACGCATCAGAAGTAGCAAACTGGGCCGATGTCGTAGTGCTAGCGGTGCCATTTGCAGCGCTTGAGAGCATCGCACAGACGATTATCGCTGCAGACAAACCAGTTATCGATTGCACAAACCCGATCGCCATGGGTCCAGACGGCATGGGGCTGGCGATAGGACATACGACTTCGGGGGCCGAGCAGTTGCAGGCGAAATTGCCGGGCGCGCACGTTATCAAGACGCTCAATCAGGTGGGCGCCGAGGTGATGGCTGATACCACTGGTTTCGCCCACGCTCCGGTGCAGTTCCTTGCAGGTGACAACGAGGTCGCCAAAAAGGTTGTTGCATCCTTGCTTGTCGATCTGGGGTTCGAGCCACTGGACGCAGGTGGGCTTTCCAAAGCGCGGCTGCTTGAACCATTCGCTCTCGCTTGGATCAATCAGGCCATTGCACAGAAACATGGGCGTGATTGGGCCTTTGGCGCAATGCCGAGGACGGTCAAATGA
- a CDS encoding antibiotic biosynthesis monooxygenase yields the protein MSEPVTIVVRRRVKAGSEQFYENWLNRLTSEAQALQGYLGAQFQKPSNTGAPYTSVFRFASLEALEAFERSEMRARYLGEIAAHVAADAVWDRTTGLEVWFEAPKGTVVAQPSPHRMALVLLVVVFVLVLLLNLALGPVIGNWPLALRLLVTVILQVTLMTYFIMPRVTRILARWIFPSTKTAI from the coding sequence ATGAGCGAACCGGTCACCATCGTCGTGCGTCGCCGCGTCAAGGCAGGTTCAGAGCAATTCTACGAAAACTGGCTGAACCGACTGACGTCAGAGGCACAAGCGCTGCAAGGCTATCTTGGAGCGCAGTTTCAAAAACCCTCAAACACTGGAGCGCCTTACACAAGCGTGTTCCGTTTCGCGAGCCTAGAGGCGCTGGAGGCTTTTGAGCGTTCTGAAATGCGGGCGCGTTACCTTGGTGAGATCGCTGCCCATGTGGCGGCAGACGCGGTGTGGGATCGGACCACTGGGCTTGAGGTTTGGTTTGAAGCGCCAAAGGGTACGGTTGTCGCGCAACCGTCTCCGCATCGTATGGCGCTGGTTTTGCTCGTGGTCGTGTTTGTGCTGGTTTTGCTGCTGAATCTGGCGCTTGGCCCAGTGATTGGCAACTGGCCGCTGGCCCTTCGCCTTCTGGTCACGGTCATCCTTCAGGTCACTCTCATGACCTATTTCATCATGCCGCGCGTCACGCGTATCTTGGCGCGCTGGATTTTTCCTTCAACTAAAACAGCAATCTAG
- a CDS encoding type 1 glutamine amidotransferase domain-containing protein has translation MSASIDTLGTKRVLMIVANPGTSPTTGWPVGFWWAEVTHPYWTFTEAGYEVEIVSPKGGDLMADGFSDPEDDSQYSAHDIISLGFKKSATHSALLEGTKPIAKVSLDDYDAVFVAGGQSPMVTMIDDEELHAFIAKAYEAGKVVSIVCHGTSILLKTRLSNGDLLVKGKTWTGFADAEEQFADDFVGQKIQPFWIEEEARKLDDTNFVVQSVFKPFAVRDGNLITGQQQFSGAAAAELVVETLGR, from the coding sequence ATGTCTGCATCTATTGACACACTTGGAACCAAACGCGTTCTCATGATCGTCGCGAACCCTGGCACCTCGCCGACCACCGGCTGGCCTGTGGGCTTCTGGTGGGCAGAAGTCACGCACCCATATTGGACATTTACGGAAGCTGGCTACGAGGTCGAGATTGTTTCCCCAAAAGGAGGGGATCTGATGGCCGACGGATTTTCAGATCCTGAAGACGACAGCCAATACTCTGCCCATGACATCATCTCGTTGGGGTTCAAAAAATCGGCGACCCACAGCGCTTTGCTCGAGGGGACCAAGCCAATCGCCAAAGTCTCATTGGATGACTACGACGCAGTCTTTGTGGCGGGCGGCCAATCTCCGATGGTGACCATGATTGATGATGAGGAACTGCACGCCTTCATTGCCAAGGCCTATGAGGCGGGCAAGGTTGTCAGCATCGTTTGCCACGGCACGTCAATCCTGCTCAAGACGCGGCTTTCGAACGGGGATCTCCTTGTGAAAGGAAAGACTTGGACGGGCTTTGCCGACGCTGAGGAGCAATTCGCTGACGACTTCGTAGGTCAAAAGATTCAGCCGTTTTGGATCGAGGAAGAGGCGCGCAAACTCGACGACACAAATTTTGTGGTTCAGTCAGTGTTCAAACCTTTTGCGGTGCGGGACGGCAACCTCATCACGGGTCAACAGCAATTCTCTGGTGCTGCGGCGGCGGAATTGGTTGTGGAAACGCTTGGGCGTTAG
- a CDS encoding ABC transporter ATP-binding protein yields the protein MGAIELKAVEKWYGELQVIKGIDLDIKDGEFIIFVGPSGCGKSTLLRMIGGLEETSRGAIVLDGTDVTDQPPSKRGLSMVFQSYALYPHMSVRDNMGFSLKTAGAPKSEIKEKVEEAARVLKLEPLLDRRPKDMSGGQRQRVAIGRSIVRAPTAFLFDEPLSNLDAALRVDMRLEIAKLHRSLETTMIYVTHDQVEAMTLADRIVVLDAGQIAQVGTPRELYNSPANLFVAQFIGSPKMNVMGCSFSGSEYQLEGARGGKYTGSGQPAHVGIRPEHITFCDVGSGQCDGEVEVVEYLGADCFVFVNCGPLGVLNVRVGGGETYEVGQKVGLSFQSEHVHFFSSDGAAV from the coding sequence ATGGGCGCGATCGAATTAAAAGCCGTCGAAAAATGGTACGGCGAACTTCAGGTCATCAAAGGCATTGACCTGGATATCAAAGACGGTGAGTTCATCATTTTTGTCGGCCCATCGGGATGCGGCAAATCCACGTTGCTCAGAATGATCGGCGGGTTGGAAGAGACGTCACGCGGTGCGATTGTTCTGGACGGCACGGACGTCACGGATCAGCCTCCTTCAAAACGCGGGTTGTCCATGGTGTTCCAATCCTACGCGCTCTATCCGCATATGTCCGTGCGCGACAATATGGGCTTCAGCTTGAAAACGGCCGGCGCTCCGAAGTCGGAAATCAAAGAAAAGGTTGAAGAAGCCGCAAGGGTTCTGAAACTCGAACCGCTGCTGGACCGGCGCCCCAAAGACATGTCGGGCGGTCAACGTCAGCGTGTCGCGATCGGGCGTTCCATCGTGCGGGCTCCGACTGCGTTTTTGTTCGATGAACCGCTGTCCAATCTGGATGCCGCCCTCCGCGTAGACATGCGTCTGGAGATCGCAAAACTTCACCGGTCTCTGGAAACAACGATGATCTACGTCACCCACGATCAGGTCGAAGCTATGACATTGGCGGACCGAATTGTTGTGCTGGACGCGGGTCAAATCGCACAGGTCGGCACACCAAGAGAGCTCTATAATTCCCCGGCCAACTTGTTTGTGGCGCAGTTTATCGGGTCTCCGAAGATGAACGTGATGGGCTGTTCTTTCAGTGGATCGGAATACCAACTGGAAGGCGCACGAGGCGGAAAATACACGGGATCAGGTCAGCCTGCCCATGTCGGCATCCGTCCCGAGCATATTACCTTTTGCGACGTCGGCTCTGGACAATGCGACGGTGAAGTAGAGGTTGTCGAATACCTCGGTGCCGATTGTTTTGTATTCGTCAATTGCGGTCCCTTAGGCGTTCTTAACGTACGTGTCGGTGGCGGAGAAACCTACGAAGTTGGCCAAAAGGTGGGACTGTCGTTCCAATCAGAGCACGTGCACTTTTTCAGCTCGGATGGGGCTGCAGTTTAA
- a CDS encoding MGH1-like glycoside hydrolase domain-containing protein: MSNHDNAALDARARDILIANDRGGYTIPTEGLYPYQWNWDSAFCGWGFSTFDVERAWQEFDTLFSGQWPNGMVPHILFRQNDPDYFPGPDVWGTEGIGPIPSGGISQPPVAATFVRSVWEQNKDFGAERVAALLPKIKAWHAWFMKWRTSSDGAVFLTHPWEAGRDNSPDWDSSMAMINPEGVGEYSRRDTSHVDPAMRPTKDEYDRYLWLVYRGRERRWNEEELSRDRPFMVADPTLTFILLRANKDLSFMMNAMGMDTSEVDAWSERLMKGAQSLRNPDTGLFNAINLRSGEHTGHVTSATFLVWYAGMEDQASLEAIRQELANNTYPIPSLAKTSPLFDGMRYWRGPTWAIMNALIGIGLQDMGHDDEAETLRIRTRALIAEHGFAEYFHPETGSPAGGGTFSWTAAVWLAWASSSVGDK; encoded by the coding sequence ATGAGCAACCACGACAACGCCGCACTGGACGCACGTGCACGAGATATTCTGATCGCCAACGATCGCGGTGGATATACCATTCCAACCGAGGGTCTCTATCCATACCAGTGGAATTGGGACAGCGCCTTTTGCGGATGGGGCTTTAGCACCTTCGACGTCGAGCGCGCATGGCAAGAATTTGACACGCTGTTTTCCGGCCAATGGCCAAACGGCATGGTGCCTCACATCTTGTTTCGGCAAAACGATCCGGATTATTTCCCGGGCCCTGATGTCTGGGGCACCGAAGGCATTGGGCCAATCCCCTCAGGGGGCATTAGCCAACCGCCGGTGGCCGCGACTTTTGTGCGCAGCGTCTGGGAGCAAAACAAGGACTTTGGAGCAGAACGCGTTGCGGCTCTGCTTCCAAAGATCAAAGCCTGGCACGCATGGTTCATGAAATGGCGTACCTCAAGCGACGGGGCCGTGTTCTTGACCCACCCATGGGAAGCTGGGCGCGACAATAGCCCGGATTGGGACAGCTCTATGGCCATGATCAATCCAGAGGGCGTGGGCGAATACTCACGTCGTGATACCTCCCATGTGGATCCCGCCATGCGCCCGACCAAAGACGAATACGACCGGTATTTGTGGCTGGTCTATCGCGGGCGTGAACGTCGCTGGAACGAAGAAGAACTCTCCAGAGATCGCCCCTTCATGGTCGCGGATCCGACCCTCACCTTCATCCTGCTACGTGCAAACAAGGACCTCTCGTTCATGATGAACGCAATGGGGATGGACACATCCGAAGTCGACGCTTGGTCCGAGCGGCTCATGAAAGGCGCGCAGTCGCTGCGCAATCCGGACACCGGTCTGTTCAACGCAATCAACCTGCGCTCGGGCGAACACACTGGCCACGTCACCTCGGCGACCTTCTTGGTGTGGTATGCAGGTATGGAGGATCAAGCCTCTCTTGAGGCGATCCGTCAGGAGCTGGCCAATAACACCTACCCTATTCCAAGCCTAGCAAAGACATCGCCATTGTTTGACGGCATGCGGTATTGGCGCGGGCCAACCTGGGCCATCATGAATGCACTGATCGGCATCGGCTTGCAGGACATGGGCCACGACGACGAAGCAGAAACGCTACGCATTCGGACGCGCGCGCTGATCGCGGAACACGGGTTTGCCGAGTATTTCCACCCCGAGACAGGCTCGCCTGCCGGGGGCGGCACATTTTCCTGGACCGCTGCGGTTTGGCTGGCCTGGGCGTCATCTTCAGTGGGAGACAAATAA
- a CDS encoding carbohydrate ABC transporter permease: protein MISMRNGYLTAAIIGWFWAFTIAIIVAVIMSFSTGDPFRPSFWSSLVLGLGVGLTTLFFRDKRLLSLAFSVVAVIVSLAGFGAILVGEDVSLTMLIVANVLFAIFTAWPLLVILDSLVPGPVDKHEFEEAVIRFLTGFGYIFFTTIVLVPFYVMVMTSLKNQQELLQNPLDFTIDLSKGLDLFRSYFELFGDFGFGSYLWTSFYVSVITVFITLAFSIPGAYAVARLRFRGRAAFGRSILLIYMVPMIVLALPIYIVFSMTGLRNTILGIVLIYPVTTIPVALYMLQGYFRGLPAEVEEAGLMDGLSRLAVIWKITLPLALPALASVSLYVFMIAWNEFLLALMLLDDPSKFTLTRGVASLNSSEVPRQHLMAGAVIATLPIMALFLGLERFMTKGLTAGSVKG from the coding sequence ATGATCTCCATGCGCAACGGATATCTGACGGCCGCAATCATTGGCTGGTTCTGGGCCTTCACGATCGCAATCATTGTCGCTGTCATCATGTCCTTTTCGACAGGCGACCCGTTTCGCCCGTCTTTCTGGTCAAGCCTTGTCCTTGGCCTGGGTGTCGGCCTGACCACCCTCTTCTTCCGAGACAAACGTCTGCTTTCATTGGCGTTCTCTGTTGTGGCCGTCATTGTAAGCCTTGCCGGATTTGGAGCGATCTTGGTCGGCGAGGACGTGTCCCTAACGATGCTGATCGTGGCAAATGTACTTTTCGCGATCTTCACCGCCTGGCCGCTGCTGGTGATCCTGGACAGCCTAGTGCCCGGCCCTGTGGATAAGCACGAATTCGAAGAGGCGGTGATCCGCTTTCTCACCGGATTTGGCTATATCTTCTTCACGACGATCGTCCTTGTACCGTTTTACGTCATGGTCATGACCAGCCTGAAGAACCAGCAAGAGCTTTTGCAGAACCCACTGGACTTCACGATTGATCTGTCAAAGGGGCTGGACCTGTTCCGCAGCTACTTTGAACTCTTCGGGGATTTCGGGTTCGGCTCTTATCTGTGGACGAGCTTTTACGTCTCGGTGATCACCGTCTTCATCACGCTCGCCTTCTCTATTCCCGGGGCCTATGCCGTAGCGCGGCTGCGCTTTAGGGGCCGTGCCGCTTTTGGCCGGTCGATCCTGCTGATCTACATGGTTCCGATGATCGTCCTCGCCCTGCCAATCTATATCGTGTTTTCGATGACTGGCTTGCGCAACACGATCCTTGGCATCGTGCTGATTTATCCAGTAACAACGATCCCCGTCGCGCTTTACATGCTGCAAGGCTATTTTCGCGGCCTTCCCGCTGAGGTCGAGGAAGCAGGTCTTATGGACGGGCTGTCCCGTTTGGCTGTGATCTGGAAAATCACCCTGCCCCTTGCGCTGCCAGCACTTGCCTCGGTGAGCCTCTACGTCTTCATGATCGCATGGAACGAATTCCTCCTCGCGCTCATGCTTCTGGACGATCCATCGAAATTCACACTGACGCGCGGCGTTGCGTCGTTGAACTCTTCAGAAGTTCCACGGCAGCACCTCATGGCGGGCGCAGTGATCGCAACTTTACCAATTATGGCCCTTTTCCTTGGACTTGAACGCTTCATGACCAAAGGACTGACCGCAGGGAGTGTCAAAGGATGA
- a CDS encoding sugar ABC transporter permease encodes MTSAVPPTGAGPLAKREARLAWGLLFPTIFSVSLVVILPLLAIFWVSFKPIGLEDLRPPETVVREQLRGRPAEAGDDATLRYRVRNSSQKEILTGVTISDTLPEGLTIVAVDERCTLDNLSLFCDLGDFEGGQRENIEIDVKVSQAFLDADPDLGATPTKATGRGDNILTNSEFTLENFARIFDGREFWAVLYATMFYTIVGTVGALVVGLFAALLLNKEFRGKGIVRGLYLFPYVAPVIAVAFSWVTLFDPFSGSVNALLVQMGVADSPINFFGQRPQALIMVTVFEIWRYFPLSFLFILARMQSIDTDMYEAADMDGASPFQKFWYLSLPMLLGILSVLFLLRFIWTFNKFDDIFLLTGGNAGTRTLTVNVYEQAFAISNIGAGAAVAVVIFGFLLVFSIFFFKFMSREEGL; translated from the coding sequence ATGACGAGTGCTGTGCCACCCACTGGTGCAGGGCCGCTAGCCAAGCGCGAGGCGCGACTGGCCTGGGGCTTGCTGTTCCCTACAATCTTCTCAGTGTCCCTTGTGGTCATCCTCCCGCTTCTTGCGATCTTTTGGGTGAGCTTCAAGCCCATCGGCCTTGAAGACCTTCGCCCACCTGAAACCGTCGTGCGCGAACAGCTGCGGGGGCGCCCAGCTGAAGCTGGCGATGACGCGACATTGCGGTACCGGGTGCGCAATTCGAGCCAGAAAGAAATCCTGACCGGCGTCACAATTTCCGACACGTTGCCAGAAGGCCTGACCATTGTTGCCGTTGATGAGCGTTGCACCTTGGATAACCTGTCTCTGTTTTGCGACCTTGGCGATTTTGAAGGCGGTCAGCGCGAAAACATCGAAATCGATGTGAAAGTCAGCCAGGCTTTTCTGGACGCAGATCCGGACCTGGGCGCGACCCCAACCAAGGCCACGGGGCGTGGCGACAATATCCTCACAAATTCAGAGTTCACCCTCGAGAACTTTGCACGCATCTTCGATGGTCGCGAGTTTTGGGCCGTGCTCTATGCCACGATGTTTTACACGATTGTGGGCACCGTCGGCGCGCTGGTCGTCGGCCTCTTTGCCGCGCTGCTTTTGAACAAGGAATTCAGAGGTAAGGGCATCGTGCGGGGGCTGTATCTGTTCCCCTATGTGGCGCCCGTCATTGCGGTTGCCTTCTCGTGGGTGACGCTGTTTGACCCCTTCTCAGGCTCGGTCAACGCCTTGCTTGTGCAGATGGGCGTCGCTGACAGTCCGATCAACTTTTTCGGACAACGTCCGCAGGCTTTGATCATGGTGACGGTGTTTGAGATCTGGCGCTATTTCCCGCTGTCCTTCCTGTTCATCCTTGCGCGCATGCAGTCCATCGATACCGATATGTATGAGGCGGCGGACATGGATGGGGCCAGCCCGTTTCAGAAGTTCTGGTACCTGAGCCTGCCAATGCTGCTTGGCATTCTGAGCGTCCTATTCCTGCTGCGCTTCATCTGGACGTTTAACAAGTTCGACGACATCTTTTTGCTGACAGGCGGCAATGCCGGCACGCGGACCTTGACCGTCAACGTGTATGAACAGGCGTTTGCGATCTCTAACATTGGGGCAGGCGCAGCTGTGGCTGTTGTGATCTTTGGCTTCCTGCTGGTGTTCTCGATCTTCTTCTTCAAGTTCATGAGCCGGGAGGAAGGGCTATGA
- a CDS encoding ABC transporter substrate-binding protein, whose translation MSFNFRLAGAVSGLALIASVSAAVAQEIRVWTTETQPARLERQQQMAADYEAASGVKVEMIPVDEGEYSTRATAAFAAGDLPDVIYFPLQHALPWVEAGILDAEAAQEVLETLGADTFAPGGVAMAQTDDGVAGVPVDGWTQMVVYRKDLFEEKGLAAPTTYANVLAAVEALHNPPEMFGFVAATKVDEGFMSQVLEHVLLANGATPVDENGFSGFDEAKTVEALEFYKAIAEASPPGELYWKQSRELYFAGQAAMIIWSPFIMDELAGLRDAAPVTINDDPTSRELANATGFITNFAGPSNPAGAAWADTRYFGITADADTEAAQDFVEFAVSEGYLDTLAIAPEGKFPIRNGTADNPTAYIDGWSKLDVGVDRRAPLSELYPADVIANIVSGLDVGQRWGVSEGQLGLASKIINSQAINRVTREYIDGTISATDAVAKMNAELSELE comes from the coding sequence ATGTCCTTTAATTTTAGACTGGCCGGCGCCGTTTCCGGCCTGGCACTTATTGCATCTGTAAGCGCTGCAGTTGCGCAAGAGATCCGCGTTTGGACGACAGAAACGCAGCCTGCGCGCCTTGAGCGCCAACAGCAAATGGCCGCCGATTACGAAGCAGCATCCGGCGTCAAAGTGGAAATGATCCCAGTAGACGAAGGCGAATACAGCACGCGGGCCACCGCAGCCTTCGCGGCCGGCGACCTTCCAGACGTTATCTACTTCCCACTTCAGCATGCGCTGCCATGGGTTGAGGCAGGCATTCTGGATGCTGAAGCTGCACAAGAAGTGCTGGAGACCTTGGGCGCTGACACCTTTGCACCAGGCGGTGTTGCAATGGCACAGACTGATGATGGCGTTGCGGGCGTTCCGGTCGATGGCTGGACCCAAATGGTTGTTTACCGCAAAGATCTCTTTGAAGAAAAAGGTCTTGCCGCGCCAACGACCTATGCCAACGTGCTGGCCGCGGTTGAGGCATTGCACAACCCACCAGAAATGTTTGGTTTTGTGGCCGCAACCAAGGTTGACGAAGGTTTCATGAGCCAGGTTCTGGAGCATGTTCTGCTTGCGAACGGCGCGACTCCGGTGGACGAGAACGGTTTCTCGGGCTTTGACGAAGCGAAAACTGTAGAAGCTCTCGAATTCTACAAAGCGATCGCAGAAGCCTCCCCTCCTGGCGAATTGTATTGGAAGCAGTCTCGCGAGCTTTATTTCGCGGGCCAAGCGGCGATGATCATCTGGTCTCCATTCATCATGGACGAACTGGCAGGTCTGCGCGACGCAGCACCTGTGACCATCAACGACGACCCAACGTCGCGTGAGCTGGCGAATGCAACTGGCTTCATCACCAACTTTGCAGGCCCATCCAACCCTGCTGGTGCCGCATGGGCAGATACGCGTTACTTCGGCATCACCGCAGACGCTGACACCGAAGCTGCGCAGGACTTCGTCGAATTTGCAGTCAGCGAAGGGTATCTGGATACTCTGGCCATCGCGCCTGAGGGCAAATTCCCAATTCGCAACGGGACCGCGGACAACCCAACCGCCTATATCGACGGCTGGTCCAAGCTGGACGTTGGTGTTGACCGCCGCGCGCCACTGTCCGAGCTTTATCCGGCTGACGTGATCGCGAACATCGTGTCCGGTCTGGATGTTGGTCAGCGCTGGGGCGTGTCCGAGGGTCAACTGGGCCTCGCGTCCAAGATCATCAACAGCCAAGCAATCAACCGCGTGACCCGCGAGTACATCGACGGGACCATCAGCGCGACCGACGCTGTGGCAAAAATGAATGCGGAACTCTCTGAGCTAGAGTAA
- a CDS encoding LacI family DNA-binding transcriptional regulator, whose amino-acid sequence MTKKPTLANVANQAGVSIATASQVLRGTGRISDTTRNLVKAAAKKLNYVPDARAASMRSGANHEIGLSIHKIANRFNAEIISGASDLLEDEGYLLSVLDARDDVVRQRKQLEAFIRSSRGGLIWVPAADTPESTFDLLNTHGLPSVTFLRRPEFGELDHVGIENAAATFAATNHLLDLGHTKIAYLGGEANVDVRSERIEGCRKALNARGIDDIHIVDCQDSRSAGIEAMHNLMKQHPEVTAVVCNGDMVAIGASLAIGQVGMRPGREISVVGFDDTPDAKYATYPLTTLAVSPYELGRKLARVLLERMNEPNMPPSTTLVPAKLVERETTGAPPAK is encoded by the coding sequence ATGACGAAAAAACCGACTCTGGCAAACGTCGCCAATCAGGCCGGCGTGTCTATCGCGACCGCCAGTCAGGTGTTGCGTGGTACCGGGAGAATTTCTGATACCACTCGAAATTTGGTGAAGGCAGCAGCCAAAAAACTGAACTACGTTCCAGACGCAAGAGCAGCTTCCATGCGGTCTGGTGCCAACCATGAAATTGGCCTGTCCATTCACAAGATCGCAAACCGTTTCAATGCCGAGATTATCAGCGGTGCCAGTGATTTGCTGGAAGACGAGGGCTATCTATTGTCGGTGCTTGATGCACGCGACGACGTGGTGCGCCAGAGAAAACAGCTTGAAGCGTTCATTCGTTCCTCTCGTGGCGGGCTGATTTGGGTTCCCGCGGCTGACACGCCTGAATCGACTTTTGATCTATTGAACACGCATGGTTTGCCTAGCGTTACCTTTCTGAGGCGGCCGGAATTCGGAGAACTAGATCACGTCGGTATTGAGAACGCGGCTGCAACATTTGCCGCGACCAATCATCTTTTGGATTTGGGGCACACCAAAATTGCCTATCTGGGTGGCGAAGCGAATGTGGATGTGCGTTCTGAACGTATCGAAGGCTGTCGCAAGGCTCTTAATGCCCGGGGGATCGATGACATTCACATTGTTGACTGTCAGGACAGCCGCTCTGCTGGTATCGAAGCCATGCACAATTTGATGAAGCAGCATCCTGAGGTAACGGCGGTTGTGTGTAACGGCGACATGGTTGCGATTGGTGCCAGCTTGGCGATTGGTCAAGTCGGTATGCGCCCGGGCCGCGAGATTTCCGTCGTCGGATTTGACGACACGCCAGATGCAAAATACGCGACCTATCCGCTGACCACATTGGCCGTTTCGCCTTATGAGCTGGGCCGAAAACTTGCGCGTGTTTTGTTGGAGCGTATGAATGAACCGAATATGCCGCCGTCCACGACATTGGTACCAGCGAAATTGGTAGAGCGCGAAACAACAGGGGCGCCACCAGCAAAGTGA